A single genomic interval of Chitinophaga sp. 180180018-3 harbors:
- a CDS encoding T9SS type A sorting domain-containing protein has protein sequence MSMQLCSAQNGVYVPPGGNISVHASDTVAIFSDVKNEGRFGSLKGSVINFYGSKWENSNGAALPDENEYSSSRLQNMGGTFRFLQARGINMGAQHIYGGYSASSGAGASFPNLSIGNRNDIYLEDLSDLKVRYQLNFETGHLQLNGWNLVVGNGDPGNITGYSDKAFIVTGSQSGGGFLFREQISAANDLVVYPVGTTTGSYSPMALKNNGSVSRTIQARVFDSVYQYALSGSMDASGYVLKTWHIKQDTGVLNNVTVLLQHSANDEGAAFSINRDSSYITRYGTGQGWDTVAPSGLLHPGKLTTGALISNTYMNSRTFNDNREVNTYLSVAAFNKITSGVDLFFEAYRETIQWVGTHWRTTKELNLDHYELQRRRENEDSFYTVARVAPHSLSGTSIGALDYYYRDDDLYDNWTYYRLKIFGRDGKIYYSAIKAVPWLIQVTISPNPNNGNFTISLIGIHHKLRMVMYDVLGHKRDDRILSSPQTFISRPDLPAGLYILTFYDIEDGDRKVVTGKVEIFHE, from the coding sequence ATGAGTATGCAGTTATGTAGTGCTCAAAACGGGGTGTATGTTCCTCCAGGGGGTAACATCAGCGTACATGCAAGTGACACTGTTGCGATTTTCAGTGATGTGAAAAATGAGGGTCGATTTGGTTCACTGAAAGGAAGCGTGATCAATTTTTATGGCAGCAAGTGGGAAAACAGCAACGGAGCTGCTTTACCGGATGAAAATGAATACAGCAGCAGTCGCCTGCAAAATATGGGGGGTACCTTCCGCTTTCTGCAGGCACGGGGCATTAACATGGGAGCACAGCATATATACGGAGGCTATAGCGCCAGCAGCGGTGCTGGCGCCAGCTTCCCTAACCTGAGCATAGGCAACAGGAATGATATCTATCTCGAGGATTTAAGTGACCTGAAGGTGCGCTATCAGCTTAACTTTGAAACCGGCCACCTCCAGCTCAATGGCTGGAACCTGGTAGTAGGAAACGGCGATCCCGGTAACATTACCGGTTATTCAGACAAAGCCTTTATCGTGACCGGCAGCCAATCTGGCGGCGGTTTCCTGTTCCGCGAACAAATCAGCGCAGCCAACGATCTGGTGGTATATCCTGTAGGCACCACTACCGGCAGCTATTCTCCTATGGCATTAAAAAACAACGGCAGTGTATCCAGAACCATACAAGCCAGGGTATTTGACAGCGTTTATCAATACGCTCTTTCCGGCAGTATGGATGCATCCGGATACGTACTGAAGACCTGGCATATCAAACAGGACACCGGTGTACTGAACAATGTTACCGTACTACTACAACATAGTGCAAACGACGAAGGCGCCGCATTTTCCATTAACCGCGACAGTAGCTATATCACCCGTTATGGCACCGGCCAGGGATGGGATACCGTGGCGCCATCCGGATTGCTGCATCCGGGTAAACTTACTACCGGCGCACTGATTTCCAATACCTATATGAATAGTCGCACGTTTAACGACAACCGGGAAGTGAACACTTATCTGTCGGTAGCGGCCTTCAACAAAATTACCTCCGGCGTTGATCTGTTCTTTGAAGCATATCGCGAAACCATTCAATGGGTAGGTACACACTGGCGTACCACCAAAGAGCTGAATCTTGATCACTATGAACTGCAGCGGCGGCGTGAAAACGAAGACAGCTTCTATACCGTGGCACGGGTGGCGCCACATAGTCTGAGCGGCACCAGCATCGGAGCGCTGGACTATTACTATCGTGATGATGACCTATACGACAACTGGACCTATTACCGGCTGAAAATATTCGGCCGTGACGGCAAGATATATTACAGTGCAATAAAAGCGGTACCGTGGCTGATCCAGGTTACTATAAGTCCCAATCCTAACAATGGTAATTTCACGATCAGCCTGATTGGGATACATCACAAACTGCGTATGGTTATGTATGATGTGCTGGGGCATAAACGGGATGATCGCATACTGAGCAGTCCGCAAACGTTTATTTCCAGACCTGATTTGCCGGCGGGGTTATATATACTGACGTTCTATGACATAGAAGATGGGGATCGGAAGGTAGTTACGGGTAAAGTGGAAATTTTTCATGAATGA